The sequence aatgAGACAAATAAACCTAATAAAATGCAGCGACAAAACGTAAAGTGATAAAGACACTCAAGCTAAAAGACAAGAAGGGTCTTATTTCTTGTAATACTGTACCTGCTCTGAGCTGATAATAATGGGCTCTTTAAGGATAATCCAGATGACACTCTCGTGGAGAGGAGGATGAGTCAGAGAGCCATTGTAGGTCCAGTAATCCAAGGATTTAGGCAACAGGCTTGAAGGATCAAAATCAGAAAAGGGAGCTTGCTTACCCTGTAGAAGATACACTGAGTTAATGAAACCCATGAGTAAGGTAAGATTAACAACTCAGGCTACAAGGGAGTGTGTTCCTAAATCAGAGGAGGTCCTTTCAAAATGCTAGTGTTTTCTCATAGCATCAGCAGTGAGTTACTCGCCCTGATGATAAGTTTCACACTGAGATACATCTAGGCAGGCACCCCGGACAATGAGCAGCGTTACttaaaagaacaaagaagaaacaagttCCCTCCCAAATGGTGTCTGATACCAAAGAGTTAAGTCATCACTGAATAAAGGGTTGTATTGCGGTTtggtttttgtgtctttttttttctttttttttcaaaatactgaacTCTGTGCCCCAGAGCAAGCAAAACACTTCAGTGTATAATTAATTTTCAGCTGTCTGTTGAGGCTAAAGGGAGGATTCACACATGTTGATAATGTTTGTATGATCAGGGTCAAATTCtacattcctttttaaaatcctgtggGAGATGCTGTATTGTATTTTTAACGTGCTTCACAAAGACTCAGATATTCAGATTCTATCTCTGCTTATCTTGTGCCTTTGAGAGGCTTAGTGGGAATAGTCACTGCTTTACAAGACAGCTTAAGAAAAGTGCAGTTCTGGtgttatttctgcttcttttttttcctcctccagctgagtGAAACTTCAGTTCAGTTCTTGTAAGGCTGTGCTGGTGATGGACACCAGGGGTAATTTTAAATAGGCAGATGGATGGAAGCACAGGGTTGGGTAGGAATCAGGAACTGTGTACTCTTGCACAAAGAGCCCATAGCTGTCTACAGGGTGAAGCTCCGACAATACAAAATGTCTCATGGGATCCTGAAAACTCATGGCCAGGATCATGCTTTCAGCTCCCACATCTTCAACAGTGTTCATCTCCTTCAGCTGAACCCCCCACGCTATTCTGAAGTCTTCAAAAAGGCTGAATAGATTTTAATTTAACTCTTCTGTATATCACCATGCTCAGGCTGTGCTGCCGTGTACCTTAGTCTTTACTGAATCCAAGGCCTTCAAAACACCCTTCAGGTTTTCATTGCATAAGCCAAGCTGTAAacaaaaaatatactttaaaatccTAAATAGATAACAACAGTTTTATTCTAACAGAATCAAGAATAAGAATATGCTTTATAAATGTTGATTAGTTTAGCTTTGTAAACTCACTGTGAACAAGACAAAATTTAGAACTTTTGAGGAAATAACAGGAAGTTTTCCTTCGGCTTTGCAGAGTAACGCAAACTGGTGCAAAAATAATCTGTGGTTCAGAAGTATATCATTGCTTTGATCATATGTGCTTAGCCTTGAAATTCACTTTGAAAGCAGTCACATGGGTGATTTTGCTGATATCTTTTTTTGCAATGCGAACTATGAGTAGTTATATTTTCAcggtatataataatatataatcatATTTGATGATATTTTCTTGATATAACAAAGTCCTTAATAATAAAGAATTCTTTTTCCTGCCTCGGTTGGTTTTGGAAGGCTAAATATGTCACATGCACAGATTCAAGATTTCTTGGAGTTTTGATTTAGAATTTTCTCTTCTGGCCGATAGACAGCAACAGCGCACGTGACTCAAACTGTCTTTCTGTGAAAGTTCCCATCATCGTAAATGGAGtggaaagcaaacacagaagGTGTGAGCCTTGCCTGTTGCGAAGATGGATGAAACACCACAAGCTCACTAGCACCCACGCCTTTAAAGCACAGCTCGATCTTGTAAGGCTCTGTGGGTGAAATGGGGATTTGGGTAAAACATCCGTGCGGTAACGTGGGCAAAGTCGGCAATAAGGGCTAAAGCAGGGTAAGTGACAGTCACCTCCACTGATTTGGCACAAAGACACGGTTTTTCCTAGTCCTCCTCGCTGACCTCAGTTTTGatagagaaagggaagagagacacACGTGTTTTCGGTGTGTCGGTAACCGACCTTCAGGAAAACAGTGACAATTGCCAAGCCATCCGGCTTGTCGGAAGCCTCGGCTGCATTCGAATACTTGTCGGCGTTCCAGTGGACAAGGTGAAGCTAAAAAAGCAATTGACAGGATCGGTTTTTTTGCTGGTTCTACTACAAATAAATGCCGCAATTCGAGTAAAAGGGTTAGAAACGCCACTCTGCGCTCAGGGGCTGACTGTGAAACTGAGAACGTGCTTGTGAACGCCTGCAGATTTATGGTGTTCTGCTGAATTACCCCGGCATTGTCAGGTCTCACACCCAGGCTTTATCTTGGGGTAAGCAGAACCGCACCTATTCCTGAAAGCAATTTAGAGGTAAGTTACACAGACACGTGGAAAAATCACAGCTTACAAGGGGCATATATTTTTCTAACTCTATGGTTAACAGTCTCCTGTGCATGCCTTTATTTccatgtctttaaaaatgtagtACGTTAATGAGGTGTGTAACCACTTTGTTATACACGGTGCAATATTTATGCACAATAGTCCCATTTACTGCAAAAGATTGATGATTTGGCCATGAGGATCACAGCTGTGGAGGGTTTATATTCAACACAGGTCTTTCAACAAGTATTTGACGGTATTTGCTTTAATAGAGTTTTAAGGAACTTTTGTTCAGCCTAGTATGTTGCATATTATATCTTGAGCTattttttgtgaaataaaagtTTCCAAAACTTACAGAACTTGGAAATCATAACAGTTTCTTTAAATACCTTCTCGCCTATGAATATGCTTAGCAACTATGTAACTCTATGGCAATAGTCTGGATTATTTGTATAATCTTTCAGCAACACGGTcacaaaaaatatcaaaacctctTAAAATACAAGGAGGGGATTCTAAAATATAGAAACAGAACATAGAAATTATCATATAATGCACATTATCttaaaattctgatttaaatcggattttttaaaaaaacttctggcATTTTTTGAAGCTGAATTGCTGTCTTTTCAGTTTAACATCTTTACTGTTTCAACATATTTCAAACTATTGATTCAAAGCAAACTACTAAACACTTAATCGTGTGCTGCCTAAACACAGCTTAAGTGCACTATCTCTTTATGGCAGAAAGCAATTCTAAAGGAACACCCCTTTCTTATCTTGGCTGTATCAAATGAGATAGCTTTAGCACTCTCAACAGCAGAAAATTTCCTCTTAGGAACACACTTCTGGCTGCGTGCTTCTAATgcctaaatgaaaaatgaataatCCATCTCATTTGTTTGTCATGTAATGTTCCTAAAATCTAAAAAGCTGCCAAAGATAACGTTACATGAATTGAACGCGAGTTGTTTGTTGATGATGTTGACTATTAGCAGGacactggaaaacaaataaaaaccgtTACTTTAGaaatggtttttaatttttataaaacagACCTTGCTTCATTATCTCAATGTACTTGACAGCTGCTAGCGCCCTTGCTAGATAACTTTTTTACCTCTTTCTCTTCATTAATTACTTCTGGGTTTCCTTCTTATTTGCTGTCcttgaaaagtcagaaaaaaacctaccTTATAGTGGTCAGCATGCTTGTACCTGTGAGGAGCTCCAGAAACAATTATACTGGGGAATTTGGTGATCAgactttttcaaaagcagctgatTTAGTCTCAAGCTGAATATGCCTATACAGCTGACCTTTTTAACATTTAGCAGATGTTACTTACTTTTCTATCTGCACCTTTCAGCCCTATTTCACTATTTAGATTATCTAAATTTAGATTAATAAGTCTTGTACTGAACACAAAACCCAATTTGCTCTTGCAAAACCAGTTTTGCACATGCAGAGATGGCAttgcttttgcaaaataaaataactgtcaAAGCTATCCacatatgctttttctttttcctggggaTAATGTAGGTGAATGGACTTTGAAAACTTGACCTTAACTTTTCTTTCATTGACTCTACCTCTGAGGCATATTTCCTTCCATCCACCGTGTGCTCTGAGCCTTGTTCATCAGTTTGGCCCCAATGGAAATGAAACTGCCGCAATCTGTATGTTCCAGTGAGAGGTCCACCAGTCAGCGCTACAAATGCATGAAGTATGGGAAAAACATCAATCAATAAAGTCTTCCTGACAGGTGAGTTACAGATCTCAAAGATTTCATAACAtgcaagcagttttctccacgttAACATATTAACAACTTTTGATATTAGATTATTTGTAaacatctggaggaaaaaaaaaaaaccaacagtttgTGCAGTTAAGCCAAAATTATTGAAGGTTTTAATTCTAGGTATGTATATGAGTTCATTGGTTACAGTAAATCTACACCTCTCCTCGACACAGTTCCAAAATTCGGGTGAAATATTTGAGAACACACCTTCTACcctagagagaaaataaaaggaaaaataatgcagaaaaacaacagtttgccagaaacagtaattttaataACTGCACAACAAACTGTCCTACCTCTTGGAATTCACTTCTCATtaaaatttgtattatttaagaaagtattttaaaggcCTCTTTCTTCACAGAATTAACAGTTACAGGTACTTGAAGTTTTCTGAATTTAGATTATGAGATACCACAGGTATACTCGGATGTTATGGACACTGTTTATCGGTCATTATCATTAATTCCTTGCTTACGAGCACATAAATGTGTATTGATTGCCACTGTAGCGATAGGCACCTGCCATTGGGAATGATGCTTAGCAATGTGCCTGGAATTCTTGCAGCACTTGCGATATTACACATCAGTACAAATAAATCTCCTTTGCTATCAAGGTAATAAGactctctgaggaaaaaaaccttgtcCAGAGTGATTCCATATGGAGTTATTCTGTGAGTAACTTTTATATATGTATGAGTCTCCCATCCcatgttgattttaaaaaaaaaaaaaagcacaactgaGTAACTGTGTTTAGAAACTCTGCTCCTAGTTTACCCTCCCCACAACAGTGATTATCCTGGAGGTTTCCTACTGAGAAATTACCAGTCCTTTTGCCATTAACACAAGAACACTTGCCAAAAAGTCCtaattttaaagaacataatttGGATCTTCTGTGACGCTTAAAGCATGTTGCCAACTAGTACAACAAAGTTAGCAAGCATACCCTATTCTCCTGAAAAGCAACTGGTCTTGTTTTCTatataaattagagaaaaagagaatgaaaccAGCAGATTTCTCACATCCCCCTCTCCGGATCCCCCTGTTACTAACCTGATTGATTGTCCTTATCCTCAAAATTCACATGGAATGAATGTCCCACATTGACGATCTCTTTGCATGTGGAAGGCTTCCAGGTGATCTGGAGAAGTCCCAGAGATGCATCTTTTTTGACTTCCTTGGTTTGAATATCAATAGGAGATTGACGGTCTCCATTGGCAATAGGGTATAATTTGTGCCAGTGGTCAGGTCctaggcaaaataaataaataattggtgTTTTCTACTTCTAATTCTGTACCGGTGCTGAATTCCTGTCACTTTCCCTTGGAACCAATTGTACACGTAATACTTAATATGTTAATAATCCATGTAATTTTGAATAATTcttataaggaaagaaaaaagaaataatcaatatattataaataaatctgattttctgTTAAAGATAGCTTTTACCATTGTTTCCTTGATAACTCCAGTTCAAActtgccatttttttcttcttgcaaagtACTGTCTCCTTTAAAAAGAATCTACTGGTGCTAATGAAAGCTGTTATGACAAGATCTCTGCTTTGATTCTCTTCTGAATTTCTAACTTATGCCTGGGTTTTTATATGCCTGCTTAAACAGTAAAGACAGTAATATTTTCTAACCAACCTTTATTGATTTCA comes from Numenius arquata chromosome 3, bNumArq3.hap1.1, whole genome shotgun sequence and encodes:
- the LOC141463490 gene encoding carbonic anhydrase 1-like, producing MASLNWSYQGNNGPDHWHKLYPIANGDRQSPIDIQTKEVKKDASLGLLQITWKPSTCKEIVNVGHSFHVNFEDKDNQSALTGGPLTGTYRLRQFHFHWGQTDEQGSEHTVDGRKYASELHLVHWNADKYSNAAEASDKPDGLAIVTVFLKLGLCNENLKGVLKALDSVKTKGKQAPFSDFDPSSLLPKSLDYWTYNGSLTHPPLHESVIWIILKEPIIISSEQLAQFRTILSSADGEAPCPILSNHRQPQPLKGRVVRG